The Deltaproteobacteria bacterium DNA window TTGGATGCTCAGACGTCATGAAGAAGGGATCCTCGCCTACTTTGATATTCGAATCGACAACGGCATTGTCGAAGCCATGAATAACAACGCCAAGACGATCAGCCATAGAGCCCGGAGGATACAGAAGTGAAAAGACCTTCTCTCTGGCTATTATCCATGGCCTCGGTAAACTCCAACTGCCACAATGTCAGCACAAATTCTTATGAGGAGCCAAAAATTTACGGGTCATACCGGCGGCCTTAATGGTATATCCCACTTTTTCATGTACTTCCACACGGCCGTCCTGCTCAAACCCAACCGCCTTCCAACCTCGGCCTTGTTCCAGCCGCAATCATTTAGAAGCCGCAGCAGGCCTTCGCGAGTCAACTTCTCACCGGCCAGGGAACGAACCCGGTCCTGGGAGATCGATCCCAGGGGTTCCGGTGGGAAGGCCACACGCCTCACCTCCATGGGAAGATCGAAGATACCGATTCGCTTTCCATTGCACAGGACGAAGGCGTGTTCAATGGCGTTTTCCAGCTCTCTCACATTGCCCGGCCAGGGATAATCCATGAGGACCCGCATCGAGGGGCGCGTCACGCCCTCTATTCGCTTGCCGGTCTTCCGATTTTGCAGTTCGATGAAGTGGGCG harbors:
- a CDS encoding transposase; the protein is WMLRRHEEGILAYFDIRIDNGIVEAMNNNAKTISHRARRIQK